In a single window of the Terriglobus roseus genome:
- a CDS encoding Fur family transcriptional regulator gives MPDGLRTFRELCSQHGIAVTHQRQVLYETMQGMYGHPSPEEVFAAVKRRIPSISLATVYKNIHLFVESGVFRELSIHHGTLRVEMNKVPHHHMVCSICRKVADLPDDELTLQTSQTVLPGGFLVERISVDVIGICTDCQARPN, from the coding sequence ATGCCTGACGGTTTAAGAACATTCCGGGAACTCTGCTCGCAGCACGGTATCGCCGTGACACACCAGCGACAGGTTCTGTACGAGACGATGCAGGGCATGTACGGCCACCCATCGCCGGAAGAGGTATTCGCAGCGGTCAAGCGGCGCATCCCTTCGATCTCACTGGCAACCGTGTACAAGAACATCCACCTTTTTGTTGAGAGCGGCGTCTTCCGCGAACTCTCCATCCATCACGGCACTCTGCGCGTTGAGATGAATAAGGTGCCGCATCACCACATGGTGTGCAGCATCTGCAGGAAGGTAGCTGACCTGCCCGACGACGAACTAACGCTGCAAACTTCGCAGACGGTGCTGCCCGGCGGCTTCCTGGTGGAACGCATCTCAGTCGATGTGATTGGCATTTGCACGGACTGCCAGGCGCGGCCCAACTAG
- a CDS encoding DUF2203 domain-containing protein encodes MRTFTLPEAQTLLPVLDSLLQRAQAAATVATTRENALRGLSQAIFLSGGLRVDLPEVARIKAEHSAAITEAKDTLEEISSIGVEVHDLAGGLLEFPFQLGDEIVMLCWLQGDKNITQWHSAESGWDERQPLDDRFTRGDRPQ; translated from the coding sequence ATGCGGACATTTACCCTGCCGGAGGCACAAACACTGCTGCCCGTGCTGGATTCGCTGCTGCAGCGCGCGCAGGCCGCGGCAACTGTCGCCACGACCCGCGAAAATGCGCTTCGAGGCCTGTCGCAGGCCATCTTCCTCTCCGGTGGTCTGCGGGTGGACCTGCCTGAAGTGGCGCGCATTAAGGCGGAACACTCCGCCGCCATCACCGAAGCCAAGGACACGCTGGAGGAGATCAGCTCTATCGGTGTTGAAGTGCACGACCTGGCCGGCGGCCTGCTCGAGTTCCCCTTCCAGCTTGGGGACGAGATCGTCATGCTCTGCTGGCTCCAGGGAGACAAGAACATCACGCAGTGGCACTCGGCAGAGTCTGGTTGGGACGAACGGCAGCCGCTGGATGACCGCTTCACCCGCGGCGACCGACCCCAGTAA
- a CDS encoding twin-arginine translocase TatA/TatE family subunit, which translates to MPSLGDSIFIFVLALMLVGPKNLPKLARQLGKLMAEFRRASNEFRMQMEDELRVEEQKEHQAKVAAMPGPPSTLPDPEHPHLPAPTPNFDETPAIDTTPMPIAEAGELKMMPPSTGLPVQSGAYGTAPHISPEGAAVESSEIPEHTIHQTSAGISSEEPVAEASTNHA; encoded by the coding sequence ATGCCCAGCTTAGGCGATTCCATCTTCATCTTCGTGCTGGCCCTGATGCTTGTGGGCCCCAAGAACCTGCCAAAGCTGGCACGCCAGCTCGGCAAGTTGATGGCCGAGTTCCGTCGCGCCTCCAACGAGTTCCGTATGCAGATGGAAGATGAGCTGCGCGTCGAGGAACAGAAGGAACACCAGGCGAAAGTAGCGGCCATGCCCGGCCCCCCGTCGACTCTTCCGGACCCCGAACATCCGCACCTGCCGGCGCCCACGCCAAACTTCGACGAGACACCCGCCATCGACACAACCCCCATGCCGATCGCCGAAGCTGGCGAACTGAAAATGATGCCGCCCTCCACCGGCCTGCCCGTGCAGAGCGGCGCCTACGGCACGGCCCCGCATATCAGTCCGGAGGGTGCAGCGGTCGAGTCCAGCGAAATCCCGGAGCACACCATCCACCAGACCTCCGCCGGTATCAGCAGCGAAGAGCCAGTAGCGGAAGCGAGCACCAACCATGCCTGA